In a genomic window of Panthera tigris isolate Pti1 chromosome D4, P.tigris_Pti1_mat1.1, whole genome shotgun sequence:
- the LOC122233234 gene encoding uncharacterized protein LOC122233234 — protein sequence MRSLACSLPTAFSLACESPLPTQETLLSVALARSRLVRVGTAPWPLPAAPASVAHLCRCPSSAPASLRPLFPHQTCPLPGSPPSLARTLQWLPLTAGFCHSHVPNPHLLAGWGGPHTANESTVWPPWPSTLHTRPLSRAASQPHGLMAPFVPVAFLPGQPSLRQDHCSTIVLSCPWWTASPRHPPRALQAQGRLLPDLPLLPPPAAHPSVFLQVRQHPGPVYTCVRVLSVHVGCPQEDQPSGANKTPWHRGAVDEWR from the coding sequence ATGAGATCATTGGCCTGCTCTTTGCCCACTGCTTTCTCTCTGGCCTGCgagagccccctccccacccaggaaaCCCTCCTGTCCGTGGCCCTAGCACGTTCCAGACTGGTGAGAGTGGGCACGGCCCCTTGGCCTCTCCCGGCTGCCCCCGCTTCTGTGGCTCACCTCTGCCGCTGCCCCAGCAGTGCTCCGGCCTCGCTGCGCCCTCTGTTCCCTCACCAGACATGTCCCCTCCCCGGCAGCCCGCCCTCTCTGGCCCGGACACTGCAGTGGCTCCCACTAACAGCCGGCTTCTGCCATTCCCACGTTCCAAATCCCCACctgctggcggggtgggggggtccacATACTGCGAATGAATCCACAGTCTGGCCCCCCTGGCCCTCCACCCTCCACACCCGCCCTCTGAGCCGGGCCGCGTCTCAGCCTCATGGCCTGATGGCTCCCTTTGTGCCCGTGGCCTTTCTGCCTGGACAGCCTTCCCTCAGACAGGACCACTGCTCGACCATCGTTCTGTCCTGTCCTTGGTGGACAGCATCTCCGAGACACCCTCCCAGAGCACTGCAAGCCCAGGGCCGCCTCCTCCCGGACCTTCCACTGTTGCCCCCACCGGCTGCGCATCCTTCCGTCTTTCTCCAGGTCCGTCAGCACCCGGGACCCGTGTATACGTGTGTACGTGTCCTGTCTGTCCACGTTGGTTGCCCTCAGGAGGATCAGCCCAGTGGGGCAAATAAGACCCCTTGGCACCGCGGGGCAGTCGACGAATGGCGATGA